A single window of Nicotiana sylvestris chromosome 3, ASM39365v2, whole genome shotgun sequence DNA harbors:
- the LOC138887595 gene encoding secreted RxLR effector protein 161-like: MNRSKEIDTPMATATKLDIDEPGSSVDQKLYSGMISSLLYLTARRPEIVFSIGLFACFQANPKEFHLTAVKRILRYLKGTTDLCLWYPKGSNFNIVGYADVDYTGFPMDRKSTSGMDHFLGSCLVSWATKKKNSAALSTAKAKHVVAASCCVQLLWIKQQLVDFGIEGRATRSRVKQSESDLQKTLAESKKKKLAKGKGKVTESSEVVEVE, encoded by the exons ATGAATagatcaaaggaaatagacacccccatggcaactgccactaaattagacatagatgaacctggttcatctgttgatcagaagttgtatagtgGTATGATtagttcacttttgtatcttactgccaggAGGCCTGAAATAGTTTTCAGTATAGGGCTTTTTGCTTGCTTTCAGGCTAATCCAAAAGAATttcacttgactgctgtcaagaggatactgagatatttgaaaggcactactgatttgtgtctttggtaccctaaaggtagtaatttcaatatAGTAGGGTATGCTGATGTTGATTATACAGGTTTCCCTATGGATAGaaaaagcacctcaggtatggatcattttcttggttcatgtcttgtatcatgggccactaaaaagaaaaattcagcGGCCTTATCCACTGCTAAGGCTAAGCatgttgttgctgcctcttgttgtgttcaattgttatggatcaaacaacagctggtagattttggcattgaa GGTAGAGCTACAAGAAGCAGGGTGAAGCAGAGTGAGAGTGATCTCCAAAAAACTCTAGCTGAGAGTAAGAAAAAAaagctggctaaaggaaaagggAAGGTTACAGAGTCCTCAGAGGTTGTGGAGGTTGAGTag